A section of the Sporichthyaceae bacterium genome encodes:
- a CDS encoding DMT family transporter, whose protein sequence is MHPAPCPIEPAAPAVGGRAVGPRADLAVLGLASLAVSTSGPMITALAAPALAIAFWRNAFGACVTAAAIFTRRATRAELVGLTRRQIAVIVLAGVLLAAHFAFWTPSLRYTTVASATALVCTQPVWTALGTRLLGRSVSRLTWAGIGLSMLGVALVTWADLAVSGRALTGDLMALFAGMLAAAYTMAGEVARRCVSTGVYTSLCYGTCALVLLAAALMGRVRLTGYDAQTWLRLVALTVTAQLLGHTLFNRVVGRVGATVVATAILLEVPGAALIAAVFLGQTPPATVVPAAVLLLAGVLVVVRAENRRMVFAPLEAGSRSRSEAANTVQVNHGTARTRR, encoded by the coding sequence GTGCATCCTGCGCCTTGCCCGATCGAGCCGGCGGCGCCCGCGGTCGGTGGGCGCGCAGTTGGGCCGCGGGCCGACCTGGCCGTGCTCGGGTTGGCCAGCCTGGCCGTGTCGACGTCCGGTCCGATGATCACCGCGTTGGCCGCGCCCGCCCTGGCGATCGCCTTCTGGCGCAACGCCTTCGGGGCCTGCGTCACGGCGGCGGCGATCTTCACCCGCCGTGCGACCAGGGCCGAGTTGGTCGGGCTGACGCGGCGTCAGATCGCGGTGATCGTGCTGGCGGGGGTGCTGTTGGCGGCACACTTCGCGTTCTGGACGCCCAGCCTGCGGTACACCACCGTGGCCTCGGCGACCGCGTTGGTGTGCACCCAGCCGGTCTGGACGGCGCTCGGGACACGGCTGCTCGGTCGGTCCGTCTCGCGGCTGACCTGGGCCGGCATCGGGCTGTCCATGCTCGGGGTGGCGCTGGTGACCTGGGCCGACCTGGCCGTGTCCGGGCGGGCGCTGACCGGCGACCTGATGGCGCTGTTCGCCGGGATGCTGGCGGCCGCGTACACGATGGCCGGCGAGGTCGCCCGCCGCTGCGTGAGCACCGGGGTCTACACGTCGCTGTGCTACGGCACGTGTGCGCTGGTGCTGCTGGCCGCGGCGCTGATGGGCCGGGTCCGGTTGACCGGCTACGACGCGCAGACGTGGCTGCGACTGGTCGCGCTCACGGTGACCGCGCAACTGCTCGGGCACACCTTGTTCAACCGGGTGGTGGGCCGGGTCGGGGCCACGGTGGTCGCCACCGCGATCCTGCTCGAGGTCCCCGGGGCCGCACTGATCGCCGCGGTGTTCCTCGGCCAGACCCCGCCGGCCACCGTCGTGCCGGCCGCGGTCCTGCTGCTGGCCGGGGTGCTGGTCGTGGTCCGGGCCGAGAACCGGCGGATGGTCTTCGCTCCGCTCGAGGCAGGGTCGAGGTCGCGGAGCGAAGCAGCTAACACTGTGCAGGTGAACCACGGCACAGCCCGAACCCGGAGGTGA
- a CDS encoding DUF6758 family protein, with protein MTGQHSCARCGGPVRAPGLWSNAWRCAEHGDTDPVSPVGLPVHDRIAKDVQGSRVPFWMPWPLPAGWLATGLTWAGDERHGARAGLIACAGPNPLGGFSELLVIAEEPGVGLGSHWAGMPGLDPGPSLSTTTGPHAKVTVAGHPTALWCVDGEPDRAVYVGEANAMWLWLIIWPAGAGALVHDNLTFVDLREAPRDLQIPLGALSTRLTAGATRAPHS; from the coding sequence ATGACGGGGCAGCACAGCTGTGCGCGATGTGGTGGGCCGGTGCGGGCCCCGGGGCTCTGGTCGAATGCCTGGCGGTGCGCCGAGCACGGGGACACCGATCCGGTGTCCCCGGTCGGGCTGCCGGTGCACGACCGGATCGCCAAGGACGTGCAGGGTTCGCGGGTGCCGTTCTGGATGCCCTGGCCGCTACCCGCCGGCTGGCTGGCCACCGGGCTGACCTGGGCCGGCGACGAACGGCACGGCGCGCGCGCCGGGCTGATCGCCTGCGCCGGGCCGAACCCGCTCGGCGGGTTCTCCGAGCTGCTGGTGATCGCCGAGGAGCCCGGTGTCGGGCTCGGCTCGCACTGGGCGGGCATGCCCGGGCTCGACCCGGGGCCCAGCCTGTCCACGACCACCGGCCCGCATGCCAAGGTCACGGTGGCCGGCCACCCGACGGCGCTGTGGTGCGTCGACGGCGAGCCGGACCGCGCGGTCTACGTCGGCGAGGCCAACGCCATGTGGCTGTGGCTGATCATCTGGCCGGCCGGGGCCGGGGCGTTGGTCCACGACAACCTCACGTTCGTCGACCTGCGCGAGGCCCCCCGCGACCTGCAGATTCCGCTCGGAGCGCTGTCCACCCGGCTGACTGCCGGCGCCACGCGGGCACCGCACTCCTGA
- a CDS encoding MaoC family dehydratase, whose product MAKTNPGNFFEDFSVGQVLEHATPRTVTEGDRALYTSLYPTRFAVPSSAAFAASVGLDPAPVEELIAFHIAFGKTVPDVSLNAVANLGYAELRFHRPVVPGDTLRTTSEVIGLKQNSNGKSGVVYVRSTATNQRGEVALDWARWVMVHKRDFNAAAPAVVLPELAAALSAKELILPAGLDFTNYDFAAAGEPYRCGDYEVGEKIDHVDGVTLTEAEHMLATRLWQNTSKVHFNVEARPDGKRLIYGGHIISLARALSFNGLANAQLIAAINAGAHTSPAFAGDTVYAWSEVLDKSETDAPGVGALRLRLVATRGRDESMALRGEDSKYVADVLLDLDYWALIPV is encoded by the coding sequence ATGGCGAAGACGAACCCAGGCAACTTCTTCGAGGACTTCAGCGTCGGTCAGGTGCTCGAGCACGCGACCCCGCGCACGGTGACCGAGGGCGACCGCGCGCTGTACACCTCGCTGTACCCGACGCGCTTCGCGGTGCCGTCCTCAGCGGCCTTCGCCGCCTCGGTAGGGCTGGACCCGGCGCCGGTCGAGGAACTGATCGCCTTCCACATCGCCTTCGGCAAGACGGTGCCGGACGTCTCGCTGAACGCGGTGGCGAACCTGGGCTACGCCGAGTTGCGCTTCCACCGCCCGGTCGTGCCAGGCGACACCCTGCGCACCACGTCGGAGGTGATCGGGCTCAAGCAGAACTCCAACGGCAAGAGCGGCGTGGTGTACGTCCGGTCCACGGCCACCAATCAGCGCGGCGAGGTGGCCCTGGACTGGGCACGTTGGGTGATGGTGCACAAGCGCGACTTCAACGCAGCCGCGCCTGCCGTAGTGCTGCCGGAGCTGGCCGCGGCGCTGTCGGCGAAGGAACTGATCCTTCCGGCCGGGCTGGACTTCACGAACTACGACTTCGCCGCCGCCGGCGAGCCGTACCGCTGCGGCGACTATGAGGTCGGCGAGAAGATCGACCACGTCGACGGGGTCACGCTCACCGAGGCCGAGCACATGCTGGCCACCCGCTTGTGGCAGAACACCTCGAAGGTGCACTTCAACGTCGAGGCGCGCCCGGACGGCAAGCGCCTGATCTACGGCGGCCACATCATCTCGCTGGCCCGCGCCCTGTCCTTCAACGGCCTGGCCAACGCCCAACTGATCGCCGCCATCAACGCCGGCGCCCACACGTCCCCGGCGTTCGCCGGCGACACCGTCTACGCCTGGTCCGAGGTGCTCGACAAGTCCGAGACCGACGCGCCCGGGGTCGGCGCGTTGCGCCTGCGGCTGGTTGCCACCCGTGGCCGCGACGAGTCGATGGCCCTGCGCGGCGAGGACTCCAAATACGTGGCCGACGTCCTGCTGGATCTGGACTACTGGGCACTGATCCCGGTCTGA
- a CDS encoding ATP-binding protein, which translates to MELRTALRDEPGEVSRARHLVGHSLDRWGVPDAEGVAALLTSELVTNALRYGQQPMRLVARRADQGVRVEVHDGRPGEPPRVRNAQPEATGGRGMMLVEALATRWGWSEFGGSKQVWFELETSS; encoded by the coding sequence GTGGAGCTGCGCACTGCGCTGCGCGACGAACCGGGTGAGGTCAGCCGAGCCCGGCACCTGGTAGGCCACAGCCTCGACCGTTGGGGCGTGCCCGACGCCGAGGGCGTCGCGGCTCTGCTGACCAGCGAACTGGTGACCAACGCCCTGCGCTACGGCCAACAGCCGATGCGTCTGGTGGCCCGGCGGGCCGACCAGGGGGTACGCGTCGAGGTCCACGACGGCCGTCCGGGCGAGCCGCCCCGGGTGCGCAACGCGCAGCCCGAAGCCACCGGCGGCCGCGGGATGATGCTCGTCGAGGCCTTGGCCACCCGCTGGGGCTGGTCGGAGTTCGGCGGCAGCAAGCAGGTCTGGTTCGAGCTGGAGACCAGCAGCTGA
- a CDS encoding sec-independent translocase: MLDISGWEFLTLGVLAVILFGPDRLPKFAADAAKFLKMMRGYMHNARDDLTRELGPEISDVKLSDLTPRGLLRKTLGDDDPFRDLRSDMDLRSEMETLRNPMAPVADPPRPVPVQVPLGVGEVPPFDPETT; encoded by the coding sequence GTGTTGGACATCAGCGGCTGGGAGTTCCTGACCCTTGGCGTCCTCGCGGTCATTCTCTTCGGCCCGGACCGGCTGCCGAAGTTCGCGGCCGACGCCGCGAAGTTCCTCAAGATGATGCGTGGGTACATGCACAACGCCCGCGACGACCTGACCCGCGAGCTCGGCCCCGAGATCTCCGACGTGAAGTTGTCCGATCTGACCCCGCGCGGGCTGTTGCGCAAGACCCTGGGCGACGACGACCCGTTCCGCGATCTGCGCTCCGACATGGATCTGCGCTCCGAGATGGAGACGCTCCGCAACCCGATGGCCCCGGTGGCCGACCCGCCGCGCCCGGTTCCGGTCCAGGTCCCGCTCGGCGTCGGCGAGGTCCCCCCGTTCGATCCCGAGACCACCTGA
- a CDS encoding CoA ester lyase, whose amino-acid sequence MSEASKLRPRRSCLAVPGSNPKMLGKAQGLPADQVFLDIEDSVAPLAKPEARKNIVAALNEGDWAGKTRVVRVNDLTTSWTYRDTIEVVEGAGHNLDCIMLPKVQTAEQIIWLDTLLTQIEKTVGLEVGRIGIEAQIENARGLINVDAIAEASPRVETIIFGPADFMASINMKSLIVGEQPPGYDVGDAYHYILMRILMAARANDLQAIDGPYLQIKDVAGYRRVAGRSAALGFDGKWVLHPGQVEAANEVYSPSQEDYDQAELILDAYDYYCSAAGGMRGAVMLGDEMIDEASRKMALVVAGKGRAAGFARTPKFEPPAA is encoded by the coding sequence ATGAGTGAAGCCTCCAAGTTGCGCCCGCGTCGTTCCTGCCTCGCTGTACCGGGCAGCAACCCGAAGATGTTGGGCAAGGCCCAGGGCCTGCCCGCCGACCAGGTGTTCCTCGACATCGAGGACTCCGTCGCGCCGCTGGCGAAGCCCGAGGCCCGCAAGAACATCGTCGCCGCGCTGAACGAGGGCGACTGGGCCGGCAAGACCCGCGTGGTCCGGGTCAACGACCTGACCACCTCGTGGACCTACCGCGACACCATCGAGGTCGTCGAGGGCGCCGGACACAACCTCGACTGCATCATGCTGCCGAAGGTGCAGACGGCCGAGCAGATCATCTGGCTGGACACCCTGCTCACCCAGATCGAGAAGACCGTCGGGCTCGAGGTCGGCCGGATCGGCATCGAGGCGCAGATCGAGAACGCCCGCGGCCTGATCAACGTCGACGCGATCGCGGAGGCCTCGCCCCGCGTCGAGACGATCATCTTCGGCCCGGCGGACTTCATGGCCAGCATCAACATGAAGTCGCTGATCGTGGGCGAGCAGCCGCCGGGTTACGACGTCGGCGATGCCTACCACTACATCCTCATGCGGATCCTGATGGCCGCCCGTGCCAACGACCTGCAGGCCATCGACGGTCCGTACCTGCAGATCAAGGACGTCGCCGGCTACCGGCGCGTGGCCGGTCGCTCGGCCGCCCTGGGCTTCGACGGCAAGTGGGTGCTGCACCCCGGCCAGGTCGAGGCGGCGAACGAGGTCTACTCGCCGAGCCAGGAGGACTACGACCAGGCCGAGCTGATCCTCGACGCCTACGACTACTACTGCTCGGCCGCAGGCGGCATGCGCGGTGCGGTCATGCTGGGCGACGAGATGATCGACGAGGCCTCCCGCAAGATGGCGCTGGTCGTGGCCGGCAAGGGCCGCGCGGCCGGCTTCGCCCGCACCCCGAAGTTCGAGCCGCCGGCCGCCTGA
- a CDS encoding P-loop NTPase, giving the protein MAAPDVQAIHAALATVEDPEIHRPITDLDMVADVSVSGGNVVVTVRLTVAGCPLRDKITRDVTAAVSKVAGVIGVEVRLDVMTPDQREALQTKLRGGAPAKEIPFAAPGSLTRVYAVASGKGGVGKSSVTVNLAAALAASGRSVGVLDADIYGHSVPRMLGCADRPTQVQNMIMPPTSHGVRLISIGMFIEGNTPVVWRGPMLHRALQQFLADVWWGDLDVLLMDLPPGTGDIAISVAQLVPNAEILVVTTPQQAAAEVAERAGAIATQTHQHIFGVIENMSYLPCPHCTAEGRDHRLELFGRGGGAQVAEGLSRTLGVSIPVLGEVPLDQRLREGGDTGQPLVLADPTAPASQVLRGIADRLGSRSHGLVGRSLGLSPV; this is encoded by the coding sequence ATGGCAGCACCCGACGTCCAGGCAATCCACGCGGCCCTCGCAACCGTCGAGGACCCCGAGATCCACCGTCCGATCACCGATCTAGACATGGTCGCCGACGTATCGGTGTCCGGCGGGAACGTGGTGGTCACGGTCCGGTTGACGGTCGCGGGCTGTCCGTTGCGCGACAAGATCACCCGCGACGTGACGGCCGCGGTCAGCAAGGTGGCCGGCGTGATCGGCGTCGAGGTTCGGCTGGACGTCATGACCCCGGACCAGCGCGAGGCGCTGCAGACCAAGTTGCGCGGCGGGGCCCCGGCCAAGGAGATCCCGTTCGCCGCGCCCGGCTCGTTGACGCGGGTCTACGCGGTGGCCTCGGGCAAGGGCGGCGTCGGCAAGTCCTCGGTCACGGTGAACCTGGCCGCGGCGCTGGCCGCGTCCGGGAGGTCGGTGGGCGTGCTCGACGCGGACATCTACGGCCACTCGGTGCCGCGGATGCTCGGCTGTGCCGACCGGCCGACCCAGGTGCAGAACATGATCATGCCGCCCACCTCGCACGGGGTGCGGCTGATCTCGATCGGGATGTTCATCGAAGGGAACACCCCGGTGGTCTGGCGGGGCCCGATGCTGCACCGGGCGTTGCAGCAGTTCCTCGCCGACGTCTGGTGGGGCGACCTCGACGTGCTGCTGATGGACCTGCCGCCGGGCACCGGCGACATCGCGATCTCCGTGGCGCAGCTGGTGCCGAACGCGGAGATCCTGGTGGTGACCACCCCGCAGCAGGCCGCCGCGGAGGTCGCCGAACGGGCCGGCGCGATCGCCACCCAGACCCACCAGCACATCTTCGGCGTCATCGAGAACATGTCGTACCTGCCGTGCCCGCACTGCACGGCCGAGGGCCGCGACCACCGGCTGGAGCTGTTCGGTCGGGGAGGCGGGGCGCAGGTCGCCGAGGGCCTCAGCCGCACGCTCGGCGTCTCGATCCCGGTGCTGGGCGAGGTCCCGCTGGACCAGCGACTGCGCGAGGGCGGCGACACCGGCCAGCCGCTGGTGCTCGCCGATCCGACGGCCCCGGCCTCGCAGGTGCTGCGCGGCATCGCCGACCGGCTGGGCAGTCGCTCGCACGGGCTGGTGGGCCGTTCGCTAGGGCTCAGCCCCGTCTGA
- a CDS encoding DUF1003 domain-containing protein, translating to MSTAESSGRRGDSLGSPIGPRFRRPQIDADTFGAISEDIARFFGTARYLFIQTALVIVWISINVTWAATRFDAYPFILLNLAFSTQAAYAAPLILLAQNRQADRDRVQIARDREIEERQRATTDYLAVELADLRSAQNDAATRDYIDRALERFRKELLTELRDIAARDEDKD from the coding sequence ATGAGCACGGCGGAGTCCTCGGGGCGCCGCGGCGACTCGCTGGGCTCGCCGATCGGCCCTCGATTCCGTCGACCGCAGATCGACGCCGACACCTTCGGCGCGATCTCGGAGGACATCGCGCGGTTCTTCGGCACCGCCCGCTACTTGTTCATCCAGACCGCGCTCGTGATCGTCTGGATCAGCATCAACGTCACCTGGGCGGCGACGCGCTTCGACGCCTACCCGTTCATCCTGCTGAACCTCGCCTTCTCCACCCAGGCCGCCTATGCGGCGCCGCTGATCCTGCTGGCCCAGAACCGCCAGGCCGACCGCGACCGCGTCCAGATCGCGCGCGACCGCGAGATCGAGGAACGACAGCGGGCCACCACCGACTACCTCGCCGTCGAACTCGCCGACCTGCGCAGCGCGCAGAACGACGCGGCCACCCGCGACTACATAGACCGGGCCCTGGAACGCTTCCGAAAGGAACTGCTCACCGAACTGCGCGACATCGCAGCCCGCGACGAGGACAAGGACTGA
- a CDS encoding methyltransferase domain-containing protein produces MPEPKRARLAVRAADLAFADAMDAAAWAPQVLDIGFGYGESLLALAAQVPQHRILGVDPHAPGQLRAMDRIAEAGLDTVRVLPADVTSLLPLLAPRSLMIVQALHPDPWPKRRHAARRLFSPAVLTRCLELLAPDGVIHVVVDDDTYAAALRAELSAHPLRRVELPAPPETKYGRRARAAGRTVHQIAYRKSI; encoded by the coding sequence ATGCCGGAGCCCAAGCGGGCGCGCCTCGCGGTCCGGGCCGCCGACCTGGCATTCGCCGACGCCATGGACGCGGCCGCCTGGGCGCCGCAGGTGCTCGACATCGGCTTCGGCTACGGGGAGTCGTTGCTGGCGCTGGCCGCGCAGGTGCCGCAGCACCGGATCCTCGGGGTCGACCCGCACGCCCCCGGCCAACTGCGGGCGATGGACCGCATCGCCGAGGCGGGCCTGGACACCGTCCGCGTCCTGCCCGCCGACGTCACGAGCCTGCTGCCCCTGCTCGCGCCCCGATCATTGATGATCGTGCAGGCGCTGCATCCGGACCCGTGGCCCAAGCGCCGGCACGCCGCCCGGCGGCTGTTCTCGCCGGCGGTGCTCACCCGCTGCCTGGAGCTGCTGGCACCCGACGGCGTGATCCACGTCGTGGTCGACGACGACACCTACGCCGCGGCACTGCGCGCCGAGCTGTCGGCCCACCCGCTGCGTCGGGTCGAGCTGCCGGCACCGCCGGAGACGAAGTACGGCCGGCGCGCGCGAGCGGCCGGCCGGACGGTGCATCAGATCGCTTACCGGAAATCGATCTGA
- a CDS encoding CBS domain-containing protein yields MSGPTPTRVFVARLAGLSVFDPNGESVGRVRDAVATVRTTGESSRVIGLVVEVQGRRRIFVPMSRVTSLDRGQVITTGVVNLRRFEQRSDETLVVAELIDRKVTLLATGEEVTVVDIGMEQARTNRDWVISKVHVRKSSGGINPLRRRGESLTVGWDAVAGLTEGQVVQGAANLLATFEKLRPADLANVLHELTPKRRAEVASALDDDKLADVLEELPEDDQVEILNHLAADRAADVLEAMQPDDAADLLGELPSHEQEKFLELMEPEEAEPLRRLLSYADDTAGGLMTTEAVILPPNATVAEALSRIRHRELTPAMAALVYVCRPPLETPTGKFLGVVHFQRLLREPPAELITVAMDREMKALPPETPLSDVTSFLATYNMVAAPVVDAEHRLIGVISVDDVLDHLLPEDWRGRESEEGDEDEDDVNPDDTGRIKMYRPLHSS; encoded by the coding sequence ATGTCCGGTCCGACCCCCACCCGGGTTTTCGTGGCCCGGTTGGCCGGGCTGTCGGTGTTCGACCCGAACGGCGAGTCGGTCGGCCGGGTCCGCGACGCGGTCGCCACCGTGCGGACCACCGGGGAGTCCAGCCGGGTCATCGGCCTGGTGGTCGAGGTGCAGGGCCGGCGCCGGATCTTCGTGCCGATGAGCCGGGTCACCTCACTGGACCGCGGCCAGGTCATCACCACCGGGGTCGTCAACCTGCGCCGGTTCGAGCAGCGGTCCGACGAGACCCTGGTCGTCGCCGAACTGATCGACCGCAAGGTGACGCTGCTGGCCACCGGCGAGGAGGTCACCGTCGTCGACATCGGGATGGAACAGGCCCGCACCAACCGCGACTGGGTGATCTCGAAGGTCCACGTTCGCAAGAGCAGCGGCGGCATCAATCCGCTGCGCCGGCGGGGCGAGTCCCTGACGGTGGGTTGGGACGCGGTCGCCGGCCTGACCGAGGGGCAGGTTGTGCAGGGCGCGGCGAACCTGCTGGCCACCTTCGAGAAGCTGCGACCGGCCGACCTGGCCAATGTGCTGCACGAGCTGACCCCGAAACGCCGGGCCGAGGTGGCCTCCGCGCTCGACGACGACAAGCTCGCCGACGTCCTCGAGGAACTGCCCGAGGACGACCAGGTCGAGATCCTCAACCACCTGGCCGCCGATCGTGCCGCCGACGTGCTGGAGGCCATGCAGCCCGACGACGCTGCCGACCTGCTGGGTGAACTGCCCAGCCACGAGCAGGAGAAGTTCCTCGAGCTGATGGAGCCCGAGGAAGCCGAGCCGCTGCGCCGGCTCCTGTCCTACGCCGACGACACCGCGGGTGGTCTGATGACCACCGAAGCGGTGATCCTGCCGCCGAACGCGACAGTCGCCGAGGCGCTCTCCCGGATCCGGCACCGTGAGCTGACCCCGGCGATGGCCGCGCTGGTCTACGTCTGCCGGCCTCCGCTGGAGACCCCGACCGGGAAGTTCCTCGGCGTCGTGCACTTCCAACGGCTGCTGCGCGAGCCGCCGGCCGAGCTGATCACGGTGGCGATGGACCGGGAGATGAAGGCGCTGCCGCCGGAGACCCCGCTGTCCGACGTCACCAGTTTCCTGGCCACGTACAACATGGTCGCCGCACCCGTGGTCGACGCCGAACACCGCTTGATCGGCGTGATCAGCGTTGACGACGTGCTCGACCATCTGCTGCCCGAGGACTGGCGCGGACGGGAGTCCGAGGAGGGCGACGAGGACGAGGACGACGTCAATCCGGACGACACCGGCCGGATCAAGATGTACCGCCCGCTGCACAGTTCCTGA
- a CDS encoding NAD-binding protein: protein MLTDCRAKSGHVIVCGLGGVAMRTIEQLHLSGVAVVVVADGGQTQRQQALVRWGIPRIAASARDQTALVAAGLAGAVAVVCAMDDDLIGLETSLLILRVRPDVRLVVQLSNPAVGRALSGLTGPGTVLDVATLSAPSVVETCLRQREHLMDIEGARFVATELIATTDGTLRQLFGNLAPIAVVHDGATQAAATGPGALVVCPGRDHRVSAGDRVSVIGTEEELAGHGSRRAVFEDGLVRPTGASAVFAAASRLMRTLAREADRAMGVTLGLLLVVTLISVLVLRSGYRKPGGHHMNVIDAIYFTVETIGTIGYGDFSFAQQSQGLRIYAIGLMIVGVTLAAVLFALVTNLLVSRRIAESLGRRNVGRLRGHVVVVGLGSVGVRVMEGLKAAGVTVVVLERDEDNRYLSQARGLGVPIVIGDATQPATLRSVALDRAKAVAVLTSDDLVNIETGLAVRDQLGERFKDVPVVLRVFDATLAETVETSLGFAYVRSASALAAPWFVGAALGLHVLNTFYIERVPFLMARLVVASDGGLDGLAMQELSARTRVIAIRRADAPDSLEHPPRSGTRFRAGDQAYLVGPYEELLQVLRRDALSASQLPTPVDNSTRRTSQRGW, encoded by the coding sequence ATGCTGACCGACTGCCGGGCCAAGTCCGGGCACGTGATCGTCTGCGGCCTCGGTGGCGTGGCGATGCGGACGATCGAGCAGCTGCACCTGTCTGGGGTGGCGGTGGTCGTGGTCGCCGACGGTGGCCAGACGCAGCGGCAGCAGGCGCTGGTGCGGTGGGGGATCCCGCGGATCGCGGCCAGTGCCCGCGACCAGACGGCTCTGGTTGCCGCCGGTTTGGCCGGCGCGGTCGCGGTTGTCTGCGCGATGGACGACGACCTGATCGGCCTGGAGACCTCGCTGCTGATCCTGCGGGTGCGACCGGACGTGCGGCTGGTCGTCCAGCTCTCCAACCCGGCCGTGGGTCGGGCGTTGAGCGGCCTCACCGGCCCGGGCACGGTGCTCGACGTGGCGACCTTGTCCGCGCCCTCGGTCGTGGAGACCTGCCTGCGGCAGCGTGAGCACCTGATGGACATCGAGGGTGCCCGGTTCGTCGCCACCGAGTTGATCGCCACCACGGACGGCACACTGCGGCAGCTGTTCGGCAATCTCGCGCCGATCGCGGTGGTCCACGACGGAGCCACGCAAGCCGCCGCCACGGGGCCGGGCGCCCTGGTCGTGTGCCCCGGGCGCGACCACCGGGTGTCGGCGGGCGACCGGGTCTCGGTGATCGGAACCGAGGAGGAGCTGGCCGGCCACGGATCGCGGCGGGCAGTGTTCGAGGACGGCCTCGTGCGTCCCACCGGGGCGTCGGCGGTGTTCGCGGCTGCGTCCCGTTTGATGCGCACGCTGGCCCGTGAGGCCGACCGCGCGATGGGCGTGACGCTGGGGCTGCTGCTTGTGGTCACTCTCATCTCGGTCCTTGTGCTGCGATCCGGATACCGCAAGCCCGGTGGCCACCACATGAACGTCATCGACGCGATCTACTTCACCGTCGAGACCATCGGCACGATCGGCTATGGCGACTTCTCCTTCGCCCAGCAGTCCCAGGGCCTACGGATCTACGCGATCGGCCTGATGATCGTCGGGGTCACGTTGGCTGCGGTCCTGTTCGCGCTGGTCACCAACCTGCTGGTGTCCCGTCGCATCGCCGAGTCGCTCGGCCGGCGCAACGTCGGCCGGTTGCGGGGGCACGTTGTCGTGGTGGGCCTCGGGTCGGTCGGCGTGCGGGTGATGGAAGGCCTCAAGGCCGCCGGGGTAACGGTCGTCGTCCTGGAACGCGACGAGGACAACCGCTACCTGTCCCAGGCCCGTGGCCTGGGCGTGCCGATTGTGATTGGCGACGCGACCCAGCCGGCCACGCTGCGCTCGGTCGCGCTGGACCGGGCCAAGGCAGTGGCGGTGCTGACCAGCGACGACCTGGTCAACATCGAGACCGGCCTGGCCGTGCGCGATCAGTTGGGCGAGCGGTTCAAGGACGTCCCGGTCGTCCTACGGGTATTCGACGCCACGCTCGCCGAGACCGTCGAGACGAGTCTCGGGTTCGCCTACGTCCGCTCGGCCTCGGCCCTCGCGGCGCCCTGGTTCGTCGGCGCGGCCCTCGGGCTGCACGTTCTGAACACGTTCTACATCGAGCGGGTGCCGTTCCTGATGGCCCGACTGGTGGTCGCGTCCGACGGCGGGCTGGACGGCCTGGCCATGCAGGAGCTGTCGGCCCGGACCCGGGTCATCGCCATCCGTCGGGCCGATGCCCCGGACTCCCTGGAACATCCGCCGCGCAGCGGCACCCGCTTCCGAGCCGGGGACCAGGCCTACCTGGTCGGCCCCTACGAGGAGCTGCTCCAGGTGCTGCGCCGCGACGCCCTGTCGGCCAGCCAGCTGCCGACCCCCGTCGACAACTCGACCCGCCGGACCTCGCAACGCGGCTGGTGA
- a CDS encoding NUDIX domain-containing protein, whose protein sequence is MGALPSVVPCVGAIVHDDEHRLLMIRRANPPAAGRWSLPGGRVEGAETDIEAVRREVVEETGLEVTVGIRIGTVVLPGIDGISYDVRDYACAVAGGRLRAGDDATDARWVRRAELVVLDTAPGLVDTLEQWGMLPR, encoded by the coding sequence ATGGGCGCGTTGCCGAGTGTGGTGCCGTGCGTCGGGGCGATCGTCCACGACGACGAGCACCGGCTGTTGATGATCCGGCGGGCGAACCCGCCCGCGGCGGGTCGGTGGTCGCTGCCGGGCGGACGGGTCGAGGGCGCGGAGACCGACATCGAGGCCGTGCGCCGGGAGGTCGTCGAGGAGACCGGGTTGGAGGTCACGGTCGGGATCCGGATCGGCACGGTCGTGCTGCCCGGGATCGACGGGATTTCCTACGACGTGCGCGACTACGCCTGCGCGGTGGCCGGCGGGCGGCTGCGGGCCGGCGACGACGCCACCGACGCGCGCTGGGTGCGCCGCGCGGAACTGGTCGTGCTGGACACTGCGCCCGGCCTGGTGGACACGCTCGAGCAGTGGGGGATGCTGCCCCGATGA